The Engraulis encrasicolus isolate BLACKSEA-1 unplaced genomic scaffold, IST_EnEncr_1.0 scaffold_330_np1212, whole genome shotgun sequence DNA segment acaaatgtgttaatctgtctctgtatgtaatttacttcagaagttatggccccttctgcaaccttttgtctgggttccagtgtagggcattaaagggttaaaaatggtaaactttgggttattatttcagcttaataccaatagaataatcaaacccagactatatacagtatattgtcatactgtaaatgagaaatgaagagcaagtggttataatggacacaacttggaaatatgattaaaaaaatgaacatttctacacatttaaggcaattttttgccgtttttgaccaaaaacggggttcaaatgtggtcgaatgtccaaaaatacccctcaattgaattcactgggtcagtactgtatggaaaaatgtgttcatttgtctctgtatgtagtttacttcagaagttatgacccattatgcatcctttccccccaatctgcagtgttccaatttttacataggccttctgtgcaccccaactttgacggggcgttacggaaattcccattggatttggccgtggataaattgtgaggtgtgtccagacacctgtaagaacacatggtaaaaaaatctattggtaataaattagttcacagattttccaaaatatccatatctttccctaactaccTTAGAGACAAAGATGGCAAACTCATAAGCAAACTAGAGGAACAGCTAAATAGATGGAGAGAACATTTTCAAGAAATTCTCAACAGACCCTTTCCTGAAGACATCCCAGAGCTATTACCAGCAGCAACAGACCTTGACATAACGACAGGACCCATCACAAAGAAAGAAATTCGTGATGCGTTGAGGAAGCTCAAAAATGGAAAAGCTGCTGGAGCAGACAACATACCACCTGAAGCGCTGAAAGCTGGAGGAGAAGTGACAGTAAATGCTCTCCACTCCCTTCTACTCAAAATTTGGGACACCGAAACAATTCCCAAAGAGTGGAACAAAGGACTGCTAGCAAAACTCCCAAAAAAAGGAGACCTCAGCCACTGCAAGAACTGGAGAGGAATCATGCTACTAGTTATCGCAAACAAAGTCATGACAAGAGTAATACTTGAAAGATTGAAACCAAAACTAGACCTTAAGTTAAGAGACGAGCAAGCCGGCTTTCGAGCTGAAAGATCATGCTGTGACCAAATAGCAACACTTAGAATAATAATTGAACAGTCTCTTGAGTGGAATTCAGGACTCTACATGACATTTGTGGACTTTGAAAAAGCCTTTGATTCAGTGGACCAGGCCACACTCTGGCATCTCCTGAGACATTATGGCGTGCCAGGCAAAATGGTCAGGatgatcaaagtgatgtatgaTGGTTTTCAAGCCAGTGTCATACATGATGGAACAACAACACAAGGCTTTGAAATAAAAACTGGAGTAAAACAAGGCTGCCTGATAAGCCCCCTACTGTTTCTCGTCCTGCTGGACTGGGTAACACGTGAATCTTAtggaagagagaagacaggaatccAGTGGACACTAACCAGACAGTTAGAGGACATAGAATTTGCAGACGACCTGTGCTTGCTAAGCCACAAAATAATGCATATGAGACAGAAAGTAGACACCTTGAAGAGAAACGCAGAGAGAGTAGGCCTCAATATAAATGTGGACAAAACAAAGGAAATGAGAGTTAAGACCCCTGCAAATACCAACGAACTCAAATGTGGAGAAGAGACCATTGAGAGAGTAAACCAGTTCCGCTACCTTGGTAGTATAGTTACAGAATCTGGAGGAACAGAGGAAGATGTGATGGCCCGAAAGAGAAGCGCGCAACAAATGTTTTCCACCCTAAGCAAAGTTTGGAGAAGTAGAgccatttctttaaagaccaagcTAAGGATTTTTAATTCCAGCGTCAAAACTGTTCTTTTGTATGGCTGCGAAACATGGAAAATAAACAAGGGTATATTGGCTAAACTACAACCATTCATCAACAAGAAGCTAAGACATCTATGTGGCATCTGGTGGCcaaacaaaataaccaacaacgagCTCTGGAGACGTACTGAACATGAAGAACTGGAAGTAACCATCAaaagaaggaaatggaaatggattGGACACACCCTAAGAAAGCCAGAGTCAAACACCACAAGACATGCGCTCGACTGGAACCCTCAAGGTACAAGACGCAGAGGAAGGCCCAAAGACTCATGGCGAAGAACCACCAGAGATGAACTCCAGAAAATAAACATCACCTGGAATGAAGCCAAGAGGAAAAGCCAAGATCGTGTTGTCTGGAGGCAGTTAGTAGAAGCCCTATGCTCCACTCGGAGCGAAGAggaataaggcaaggcaaggtaaggtaAGGCAATTAATAGTATTGTAATAAATTGTATTTAGTAGATCAGTAAATTTCcttgccacgttttggtgctttggtggtatggacattctaccTCACCAGAAGTAAAAAccctattgaaaatgaatgggatgttatgtctggtaagatagaatgtccataccaccaaagcaccaaaacgtggcatggaaatgtacgggtatattgaagagtgaagtgtgggtcaccagaacaaacaaacaaaaacagctgacagcaaagcatcaaggatatctgggcttccattactcccatgcaatgccctgccattgacttcaatgttaaacacagcatTCCAGTGACTAAGGCAAAGAGCTTAGTAACCACGTAtggaacattgaaatgtaatttagaaagtACCAAATATCAACTGTTTCGATGTAAtccgaatttctttcttttttcacattttcagtTCTTTACAATACTACAAAACTGTTAataatttgcgtaataatttgaaaCAGAATATTGTAAGTAccattatcattggaaggttcattcaaaaacatttgaacTGTACTGTAATGGTCAATGACTTGAAAAGTATaatgactgtcatttatattgattatttagggaaatcagtgaaaatctcatttgcataataatttggaatgcgGTGTACATTGATGTCTGGTAATCTTTCTAAAAACTCCCTATGTGTTCTTGTCAGAGAATTATTGCAACCTCAGTTGTGAATGGCATACCATATTTATTTTGGTTCACGTACCAAGAGATTGATTCTTACTTTAGATGCGGCCACacatcaacgtgtgtgtgtgtgtgtgtgtgtgtgtgtgtgtgtgtgtgtgtgtgtgtgtgtgtgtgtgtgtgtgtgtgtgtgtgtgtgtgtgtttttgtgtcatgGAACTGAACAACCAGGTGATAAGGGGAATAACAGCCTTCGAGGTGCcccgatatgtgtgtgtgtgtgtgtgtgtgatgaaactgAACCCCATCTGTCAATATTCCACAATGGTGTGACTTATAAGTATACCCTGCATCACGTTGCAAGACTTGGCAGactctttcatccaaagcaaaatAGGCCATAAACAGCTTCTAGAAATCTCAGAATGTCCAGTGTTGCTTGAGAAGCTGAGCGAAACACACATTCGCAAGAGCCAGGTTGCTTGCTTTGACAAGTATCACAACCTGCAAAAGTAACTGCATGTTGCCCCAAATACCACAGTTTAATCCTCTACTGTATGAATTATTATAAATACATTGCAAAAGGTATATCCGTGGTGTTTTggtgttaaaatgagataaaattgATAATAGATGTTTTTTTAAAACTGTTTTTGATTATTTTGTTAGCAAAGTGTTGGCAACTATGGGAATCTTGTGTAGAAACTCATCACAGGGATATTTTGTTAGCAAAGTGTTGGCAACTATGGGAATCTTGTGTAGAAACTCATCACAGGGATGAATCATTTACCTTAATGTCTGCAGTCTGCAGTGGGGATTAGCTAATCCCTTAGAGAGAAGCTGAACTCCAGAATCCCCCAGGTCATTTCCACTCAGGTCCATCTCTGTCAGGGAGTTTGGTGACTGTAGAACTTCGGCCAGCGCCTTAGAGGACTTCTCTGTGAACTTACAGCCATTAAGTCTGTTAAAGAAACACTAGAGTCAGCACATTGCAATGTGAAATGATGCACGTCTATCGTGGTGGTTTGCCTCAACACACCATGATacctgtgtttttttatttaattaaactacatttttaaaaaaaacttttgataTATATGGACTACTTCCCACTGTTAGATAAATGCAACTGTGTGAATTAAGTATTTTAACAGTGCAATctccaggggaaaacaaaacctTTCAGCTTTAGACCTCACACCAGGAGACCGCTTTTCATTAAGTTTACATATTTATTCCAAATATCACCCTACAGCCAACATGGGACCTCATTGTACCGTATAGTGAattgcattacattgtactgATAAATACAGATTTATAGCatgttctgtactgtatgtaagcatGTTTGTGGGACAACAAAAAATGTAGTTACTTTAATCATTGTGGCAAGATATAAGTAAAGAGATTTTACACATTACTTCAAGAGAAAACATGATCACACAAACACCATTTTGTACTGTGATAGGATGGATGTGTAGAATGTATCACAGGGAAGCGTTTTTGTAGGATCATGCATATCTTCAACCTGATACCAGTGTGTTATTGCCTCAACATCTTGTTTTCACAGAAACCTGCATGTGTAAATGAGTATAAATGTGCCAATACATGCCTCTAATCCAGACTAGCAAGACATGTTACTACCATCCTCCCTACACTACCCATCTATGAAGTAACTTGGTTACTTGTCAGCTtgcttgtgagtgagtgtgtgagtgtgtgagtgtgtgagtgagtgagtgagtgagtgagtgagtgagtgagtgagtgagtgagtgagtgagtgagtgagtgagtgagtgtgtgtgtgtgtgtgtttgtgtgtcatggaACTGAACAACCAGGTGATAAGgggaataacggccttcgaggtgccCCGATATCAAGGGGAAATTGGACTTGGTTTGTGTCATCCATTATTCCCCATATCGGGACACCGCGTCAGTTATTATTCCTTACAAGTTATTAAAAACATCCTTACATTGCAGTCTCAAAACTGCATTTTTAAATTACAATCTTAGAGTTCTAAACTATTATTTTGGACATGAAAATGAGTAGTACAGAAATGCTGCACTTTAGAGACATAGTCTTGcataacaaaaaagagagaaaacttgGATAAAATCTTTGACAGTGTCAACTTTAACGCATGTGTAGTCTATgttgtaaataaaaatgaaaaatgaaaaacaactTTTTGATTTATTCAGGTGgcccagtgattttcaaagtgggggccggggacccctggggggccgcaaagGGGTGCTATGGGGGCCACGGAAGGTTGGAAGTatagcaaataataataataatttattaatgtacaccaaaaaagCAAAAATTAACTAAACATTATGTCCCTTAGTTGAgatctgcattataataatctatttcatctctgaattctgtactttatatatcccaatggggcactgacacacagaccgtGACTATGGCTGTGAAAgagagtgcacagaaaaaaatagtgtggcacggcccgtgtcaggggggccttggctggaatctatcggCATATGGGGGGCCTCGACATGGTTAAGTTTcggaacccctgctgtagcctACACTGTACTGTCCACCATAAAGCAGATCTCGCATCCATTCTGTGCATTACTCAACTGGTCTGCCATATTGTCCAATCTGGGCATGTTTCAGATATGCTTTTCTGTTTATCTCCTTGCTATCACAAGAATGGGATCAAGATTTACTTCTTCTTTTGGtcacttttatatttttttctctacaagtctggggttAGATTAAATGACCCAGCAGCCTGCAACCACAGCTCcttcccaccccccactccctttATGTTAGGCACACCTCTGAAAAACAATTGAAGAGTAACTCATTGATACAAGTTGCAATTGTAATCTGCTTTTCTACTAAGTGATATCAGTGAAAATCAACCCCTGCTATACTGACTGGTCCAGTTAATTTCAAGTCAAAAAGCTTCCCAAATAGCACTGCTAACCATAACCCACTGGAGTTCGTTGGAGCTGTTGGAGTTGTGCCGAATTATACATATCTGTCCAGATGGTAGTCTGATATAAGTGCTATCATGCAATCACTGACCTCAGTGTAACCAGTTTGCATTGTGGGGCTTTCAGTCCCTCACAAAGAAGCTCCACTCCTTCATCATAAAGGTTATTGTCACTCATGTCCAATTCTCGCAGATTAGAATGTGGCCCTTGAATAGAAGATGCCACCATCCCACAGCTTGATTTGGAGAGATGACACTGATTTAGCCTGTTGAAATGGAAAACAAAATGTAACACTTTGATACCAATTATAGCCATGAGTAGAGTATGTACCTGACAAACAGGAATTGTACCAAAAGCTACATCACTTGATAACAATTATTACTCACTGAACTCTTTGGGCAATGCTAACTACAGGAAGCATTCTGTGCAGGCCTTCATCTGATCTGAGATATTTCTTCAGATCAAACTCCTCCAGGACCTCAGCTGACATGAGCAGAAGATAAGCCAGAGCTGAGCACTGGACCGGCGTCAGGTTCTTCTCAGCTGATGAGCTCATGTATCTGGTTTATTAGAAAATACACACTTTGGGTAAGCAAAAAAAACATGCTGCTCAGCATtcagcatgcagacagacagtgcAAGGCAGAGATAATAACACTTAATGATTTCCATGACGTTGTACTGTAAGGAttgagatgggggggtggggggtacaagGAAAATATTGGTCAGTCTAATAATTATTGTAAAGCTATGCAGAGTGGGTTTAAAGAAAAATAACTGGTAAAACCAAATGaagtttacattttattttaggaAGTACCTTTCAATCTCCTCAACCATTGAGTTGTCCCCAAGCTCATTCAAGCAATGGAAGAGGTTAATGATCCGTTCTGTTGAGTTTGACTCATTGATCTGCCTCTTGATGTCATCAACTGTTTTGGCGATGCTCATTTCCTTGACATTCTCTGACAGATGTGGTAGAATCACATTCAGGGGGTACCTGATTTTAGGCTCCAACAAAGGTGCCAGTCCAAGAAGGAAGCGCACAAAAAGATCCAAATGGCCATTCTCACTCAGTAAAGCCCTATCCAGGCAACCCTTGTAGAGGTTGAATCTTGATTTATTGAAGAACCACTTCACCTTTTGAGGCCAAGTTGTCATGAAGAGATTAGTTTGGCCAGTagcatgcatgtggagcatgtaAAGGGCTGCCAGGAACTCCTGTACACTCAAGTGCACAAAGCTGAACATGTTTCTTCCACATTCGGCAGCTTCCTCTCTGAAAATCTGTGTACAAAGTCCTGCTTGTATTGTTCCTGATTCTTCATCAATGCCACAATCTCTCAAGTCCTTCTCGTAGAATATCAGAGTGTCTCGTTCCAGATATTTGAAGGCAAGTTTGCCAAGTTTAATGAGGAGGTCATCTtttgcctttttctcagtttcttcttcttttgcctTTGCACACATCTCAGTTTCTTGTTCGGAGTACTTGTCATTCATTCTTGTTATTTGAAGAACACAGTAGCGGGCATACATCTCTGTCAACGTTTTGGGCAATTCCTGACATTGCCTCCCTTGATTTCCTCCCAGCACTATTGCCGTGATATGACAAAAGACTGGAATATGGCACATGATATAGAGGCTTCTTGTCTTTCTAAGTTGTGATAAGATTTCCTTGGATCTGTTTGGAATTACCTTTTCAAAATACTTTTTTCTGTTCTCTTCACTGAAACCTTGAATTTCGGTCACAAGGTCAAAGAGACCTTGGAGTTTCTTCTTGGCAGCAGCAGGTCTTGATGTCACCCATATGAGTGCAGATGGAAGCAGGGTACCTTTAATCAGACTCGAGATAAGAACTCCAACTGGGACTTTTTCTGTTGGGTTTCTGATGTAAGTTTTGAAGAGTTCTAGCCTACTCTCATCCAGACCATCCAAGACAAAGAGAATTAGAGTCTTATTTGATCCAAAGGCTTTGATCAGCTCTTTACCGTAGAATTTCTGTAGAAGGTCAAAAAGGCTGTAATCCCTATCCTtatacacagggctctaaatt contains these protein-coding regions:
- the LOC134443483 gene encoding NLR family CARD domain-containing protein 3, whose amino-acid sequence is MNDKYSEQETEMCAKAKEEETEKKAKDDLLIKLGKLAFKYLERDTLIFYEKDLRDCGIDEESGTIQAGLCTQIFREEAAECGRNMFSFVHLSVQEFLAALYMLHMHATGQTNLFMTTWPQKVKWFFNKSRFNLYKGCLDRALLSENGHLDLFVRFLLGLAPLLEPKIRYPLNVILPHLSENVKEMSIAKTVDDIKRQINESNSTERIINLFHCLNELGDNSMVEEIERYMSSSAEKNLTPVQCSALAYLLLMSAEVLEEFDLKKYLRSDEGLHRMLPVVSIAQRVQLNQCHLSKSSCGMVASSIQGPHSNLRELDMSDNNLYDEGVELLCEGLKAPQCKLVTLRLNGCKFTEKSSKALAEVLQSPNSLTEMDLSGNDLGDSGVQLLSKGLANPHCRLQTL